The sequence CCTTCGGGCCGCCCTTTTTTTTACCGGCTAGCGGATCCGGTCGCGGCCGAAAACGGCGAGGAACTCGGGGACGTAGGCCCGCGCGACGTCTTCGACGGCGGGGCGGCGCCCCGTGACCCGTTCGATCGACGTGACGCCTCCGTCCGTGATGCCGCACGGAACGATCCCGAGGAAGTGGGTGAGATCCGTCGTGACGTTGAGGGCGAACCCGTGCGTCGTGATCCACCGGGCGATGTGGACGCCGATCGCCGCGATCTTGTCGTTGCCGACCCACACGGACGTCACGCGATCGGGGAGCGGGCTCCTCGTCCCCTCGATCCCGTAGAGCGCGAGGACCCGGATCAGCGTCTCTTCGAGATCGCGGACGTAGCGGCGGACGTCTCTCCGGTCGGGGGAGAGGTCGAGGATCGGGTATCCGACCAGCTGGCCGGGCCCGTGGTACGTGACCTTGCCGCCCCGATCCGCGTCGTACACCCCGATCCCGAGCTCCTCGCGGCGTTCCGGCGTGAAGAGGATGTCGCGGCGGGAGGAGTTCCGCCCGAGCGTGAAGACGGGGTCGTGTTCGAGGAGCAGGAGCGCCTCTTCCCCCGTCTCGGCGCAGCGCCGGGCCGCCTCCGTCTGGAGAGCGAGCCCGTCTCCGTATTCGACGCGTCCCAGCCATCGAACCGAGACGGGTTTCACGGCCGCGCCCGGAAGGGAACGGCGGCGGCCGAGGCGGCGTAGACGAGGAGTGCCGGGTCCCAGAAGACGATGCGGTACCGGATCGCCACGATGGTCGAGACGTGGACGATCGCCGTGAGGACGAGGATCGCGGCGGAGGCGGCGGCGAGGCCGCGCCGGGCCGAGAAGAGCCATCCCGCGGCGGCGGCCGCGGCGAGCGCGGGATAGGCGGCCGACGAGAGGAAGACGAGGGCGCGGGAGTGGAAACGCGGATCCACCCACGGCCGGAACCAGTCGACGGTCTTCCGGAGGAGGAGCTCGGCTTCTTCCCGGGGATGCGCGCCGATCCACGCGACCGCCGCGCGGGTGAAGGCGCGGGCCCGGACGGCGGGATTCGGGCTGCCCGCGCCGGGGATCTCCGCGGGCCAGCGAGCGAGGTCCCGGCCGAATTCGCCCACCCATTCGTCGGTCTCCGCCCGGCTCCGCGCACGGTAGTAAGCCTCCGCCGAGGGGGAATTCCCCTGCCAGAAGACGAACGCGCCGCCGTCGCTGACGGGAAGCACGGCATGGAAGCGGACGGCGTTCCGGACCGTCCACGGCAGGAGAACGACGCCGAACCCGAACAGCGCGGATGCCGCGAGCGCCCTCCGGACGGCGAAAGGAAACCGGCGGTCGAAGAGGGGGG is a genomic window of Thermoanaerobaculia bacterium containing:
- the lipB gene encoding lipoyl(octanoyl) transferase LipB — its product is MKPVSVRWLGRVEYGDGLALQTEAARRCAETGEEALLLLEHDPVFTLGRNSSRRDILFTPERREELGIGVYDADRGGKVTYHGPGQLVGYPILDLSPDRRDVRRYVRDLEETLIRVLALYGIEGTRSPLPDRVTSVWVGNDKIAAIGVHIARWITTHGFALNVTTDLTHFLGIVPCGITDGGVTSIERVTGRRPAVEDVARAYVPEFLAVFGRDRIR